One genomic segment of Planctomycetia bacterium includes these proteins:
- a CDS encoding PSD1 and planctomycete cytochrome C domain-containing protein: MLGCASSASASAAPIDFVRDVRPIFAKHCYACHGAEKQKGNLRLDIKSEAFKGGESYGPSIVAREAKKSPLVQLVTEADAEQRMPPKSARLSDAEIATLTRWIDEGANWPEGVDLAKLEDKREHWSFKPVSKPVPPPTKDGAWPRGEIDCFVLARLEQAGLRPAPEADRAAWLRRVSFDLLGLPPTPEQVETFVGDMRGDAYERMVDTLLKSPRYGERWAQHWLDVVRYADTHGFEVNTERPNAWPYRDYVIEAFNADVPYDRFIREQIAGDALGKDPATGFLVTASVLLPGQIGQDEPSKRLARQDALDEIVVNIGQTFLGLSVGCARCHDHKFDPIAAHDYYAMQAFVAGVEYGDRELRTPEAETRKLEAKQYKQELETILGQLARYVPQAKSGTERPSLGTKATSSGDTTVADRHELRQINDGQYGNSRSWMSNTKGSGWVVLEFPRTHTIERVVWGRDRESKFTDRLATKYKLEVADDAGAWRIVADSQDRKAFDARSDKPAPFSTKGLKSEEAQEAERLVARQKTLEAKLTGAENSRKAFAGVFRTPDVIHLLNRGDPEQPKEAVAPAMLALFGGAKPAANANEQQRRMALADALAAPHQPLTARVMVNRIWQGHFGTGIVETASDFGRTGTKPSHAELLDWLAQEFVRGGWSIKHMHRLIVLSAAYRQSTRHDVAAAKKDADVRLLWRFPSRRLEAEAIRDSMLFVSGRLDLKMGGTGFNLFDKRGGLSGFVPVESFSGEGLRRMIYAHKVRRERDAVFGAFDCPDAGQSTARRRESTTPIQALSLFNSRFTLEQADAFAARVKADAGADVDAAKQIARAYRLALGRDPSAAEVVDAQTVVAGFGLSTLCRALFNSNEFLFLP; this comes from the coding sequence CTGCTCGGTTGCGCGAGCTCGGCCTCGGCAAGCGCTGCGCCGATCGACTTCGTGCGCGATGTCCGGCCGATCTTCGCGAAGCATTGCTATGCTTGCCACGGCGCGGAGAAGCAGAAGGGTAATCTACGGCTCGACATCAAATCGGAGGCGTTCAAAGGGGGCGAATCGTATGGGCCGAGCATTGTCGCGCGCGAGGCGAAGAAGAGCCCGCTCGTTCAACTGGTGACGGAAGCGGACGCCGAACAGCGCATGCCCCCCAAGAGCGCGCGGCTATCCGATGCCGAGATCGCGACGCTGACGCGCTGGATCGACGAAGGAGCGAACTGGCCCGAGGGGGTCGATCTGGCGAAGCTGGAAGATAAGCGCGAGCATTGGTCGTTCAAGCCGGTGTCGAAACCGGTGCCGCCGCCGACGAAGGACGGCGCCTGGCCGCGCGGCGAAATCGATTGCTTCGTATTGGCGAGGCTGGAGCAAGCAGGTTTGCGACCGGCTCCCGAGGCGGATCGCGCGGCTTGGCTGCGGCGCGTATCGTTCGATCTTCTCGGCTTGCCGCCGACGCCGGAGCAGGTCGAAACATTCGTCGGCGACATGCGCGGCGATGCCTATGAGCGCATGGTCGACACGTTGTTGAAGTCGCCGCGCTACGGCGAGCGCTGGGCGCAGCACTGGCTCGATGTGGTCCGCTATGCCGACACGCACGGCTTCGAGGTGAACACCGAACGCCCGAACGCTTGGCCGTATCGCGACTACGTGATCGAGGCGTTCAACGCCGACGTGCCGTACGACCGGTTCATTCGCGAGCAGATCGCCGGCGACGCGCTCGGCAAAGATCCGGCGACGGGATTTCTCGTGACGGCGTCGGTGTTGCTGCCGGGACAAATCGGCCAAGACGAGCCCTCGAAGCGGCTGGCGCGGCAAGACGCGTTGGATGAGATCGTCGTGAACATCGGGCAGACGTTTCTCGGCTTGAGCGTCGGCTGCGCGCGCTGCCACGATCATAAATTCGATCCGATCGCCGCGCACGACTACTACGCGATGCAGGCCTTCGTCGCGGGAGTCGAGTATGGAGATCGGGAGCTGCGAACGCCCGAAGCCGAAACGCGCAAGCTCGAAGCGAAGCAATACAAGCAAGAGCTCGAAACGATACTGGGGCAACTCGCGCGCTATGTGCCGCAAGCGAAGTCGGGCACGGAGCGGCCGAGTCTGGGGACCAAGGCGACTTCGTCGGGCGATACGACCGTCGCCGATCGGCACGAACTGCGGCAGATCAACGACGGGCAGTACGGCAACTCGCGCAGTTGGATGTCGAACACCAAGGGAAGCGGCTGGGTCGTGCTCGAGTTCCCGCGCACGCACACGATCGAGCGAGTCGTCTGGGGGCGCGATCGCGAGAGCAAGTTCACCGACCGACTGGCGACGAAGTACAAGCTCGAAGTCGCCGACGACGCCGGCGCATGGCGGATCGTGGCCGACTCGCAGGATCGAAAAGCATTCGACGCGCGCAGCGATAAGCCGGCGCCGTTTTCCACGAAGGGGCTTAAAAGCGAAGAAGCGCAGGAAGCCGAACGGTTGGTCGCACGCCAGAAAACGCTCGAAGCGAAACTGACCGGCGCCGAGAACTCGCGGAAGGCCTTTGCCGGAGTGTTCCGAACTCCCGACGTGATTCATTTGTTGAACCGCGGCGATCCCGAACAGCCGAAAGAGGCGGTCGCGCCGGCGATGCTCGCCCTGTTCGGAGGTGCGAAGCCGGCCGCGAACGCCAATGAGCAGCAACGCCGGATGGCGCTGGCCGACGCGCTCGCCGCGCCGCACCAGCCGTTGACCGCGCGCGTCATGGTGAACCGCATTTGGCAGGGGCATTTCGGCACCGGCATCGTCGAGACCGCGAGCGACTTCGGGCGGACGGGAACGAAGCCGTCGCATGCGGAGTTGCTCGACTGGCTCGCGCAAGAGTTCGTGCGCGGCGGATGGTCGATCAAACACATGCACCGGCTGATCGTCCTTTCCGCCGCGTACCGGCAATCGACGCGGCACGACGTTGCCGCGGCAAAGAAAGACGCCGACGTCCGGCTGCTGTGGCGGTTCCCTTCGCGCCGGTTGGAAGCCGAGGCGATTCGCGACTCTATGCTCTTCGTGAGCGGCCGACTCGACCTGAAGATGGGAGGCACGGGCTTCAACTTGTTCGATAAGCGAGGGGGCCTGTCAGGCTTCGTGCCGGTCGAATCGTTCAGCGGCGAAGGTCTGCGGCGGATGATCTACGCGCATAAAGTTCGTCGCGAGCGCGATGCCGTGTTCGGTGCGTTCGATTGTCCGGACGCGGGGCAAAGCACGGCGCGCCGTCGCGAGTCGACTACGCCGATTCAAGCGTTGAGTCTATTCAACAGTCGCTTTACGCTGGAGCAGGCCGACGCTTTCGCCGCGCGCGTGAAAGCCGACGCCGGCGCCGATGTCGACGCGGCGAAGCAAATCGCGCGGGCCTATCGCTTGGCGCTCGGGCGGGATCCGAGTGCCGCGGAAGTCGTCGACGCGCAGACCGTCGTCGCGGGCTTCGGGCTCTCGACGCTTTGCCGTGCCTTGTTCAACAGCAACGAGTTTCTCTTCTTGCCATGA
- a CDS encoding inorganic phosphate transporter, with amino-acid sequence MTLIFVVVFVALMFEYINGFHDTANSIATVVSTKVLTPRQAVVLAASTNLVGALWGTAVAKTIASGLVDGRVVSQEVLVCALTAAIVWNLATWYWGLPSSSSHALIGGLIGSAVAAAESWHVIIWSQPNKDHWYDGKGLLWKVCIPMFSSPVAGFVLGMLVMGLLYFLLRNWKPALVNTVFGKAQMVSAAGMGFMHGTNDAQKTMGIIALALAAGTADGSMADAPPWLAFLHTPLPAPGHDLEIAVWIKILCALVMAAGTAAGGWRIIKTLGHKMVRLQPVHGFAAETTSASIIGLASHFGIPVSTTHIVSAAIMGVGAAKRFNAVRWTVIEKMIWAWILTIPVSAIIAYGLVRALLFCGWMTATKL; translated from the coding sequence ATGACGCTGATCTTCGTCGTGGTCTTCGTGGCGTTGATGTTCGAATACATCAACGGCTTTCACGATACGGCCAACTCCATCGCCACGGTCGTCTCGACCAAAGTGCTCACTCCGCGACAAGCGGTCGTGCTCGCCGCGTCGACCAATCTCGTCGGCGCGCTCTGGGGCACCGCCGTCGCCAAGACGATCGCCTCGGGCCTCGTCGACGGCCGGGTCGTGTCGCAAGAAGTGCTCGTCTGCGCGCTCACGGCCGCGATCGTTTGGAATCTCGCCACTTGGTATTGGGGCCTGCCGAGTAGTTCGAGCCATGCCCTGATCGGCGGCCTGATCGGCTCGGCCGTCGCGGCGGCCGAAAGCTGGCACGTCATTATTTGGTCGCAGCCCAACAAAGACCATTGGTACGACGGCAAAGGCTTGCTCTGGAAGGTCTGCATTCCCATGTTCAGCTCGCCGGTCGCAGGCTTCGTGCTCGGCATGCTCGTGATGGGGTTGCTCTACTTCCTGTTACGAAACTGGAAGCCGGCGCTCGTGAATACCGTGTTCGGGAAGGCGCAAATGGTGAGCGCCGCCGGCATGGGCTTCATGCACGGCACCAACGACGCACAAAAAACGATGGGCATCATCGCGCTGGCGCTCGCGGCGGGCACGGCCGACGGCTCGATGGCCGACGCTCCCCCCTGGCTCGCGTTCTTGCACACTCCCCTGCCCGCCCCCGGCCACGACCTCGAAATCGCCGTTTGGATCAAAATCCTCTGCGCTCTCGTCATGGCCGCGGGGACGGCCGCCGGCGGGTGGCGCATCATCAAAACGCTCGGGCATAAGATGGTGCGATTGCAGCCCGTCCACGGCTTCGCCGCCGAAACCACTTCGGCCTCGATCATCGGCCTGGCCTCGCACTTCGGCATTCCGGTCTCCACGACGCATATCGTCTCCGCGGCGATCATGGGTGTCGGAGCAGCCAAGCGTTTCAATGCCGTTCGCTGGACAGTGATCGAGAAGATGATCTGGGCCTGGATCCTCACCATTCCCGTCTCCGCGATCATCGCCTACGGGCTCGTCCGCGCGCTGCTCTTCTGCGGCTGGATGACCGCGACGAAGTTATAA
- a CDS encoding pit accessory protein, which yields MFSIQKFFSHDAKFFDLLEASAEETLASTRLLVELLKDRTHPHPLDQFALSLGKDKRITQQISLELVNTFVTGLEREDIETVSYALYRICKTIEKFAERFNIAPQRLQAVEFNRQIELMERATHTLSDMVRMLRKMPPLDTVKALNDRLQAVESEADEVMVDLLREVYGGKYEAIQAMMVRDLYDLLEKVIDRCRDAGNAISHIVLKNT from the coding sequence ATGTTCTCCATTCAGAAGTTTTTCAGCCACGACGCCAAATTCTTCGACCTCCTCGAAGCCAGCGCCGAAGAGACGCTCGCCTCGACCCGGCTCTTGGTCGAGTTGCTGAAGGATCGGACCCATCCTCATCCGCTCGATCAGTTCGCCCTCTCGCTCGGCAAAGACAAACGGATCACGCAGCAGATCAGCCTCGAGCTGGTGAACACGTTCGTGACGGGCTTGGAGCGCGAAGACATCGAGACGGTGTCGTATGCACTGTATCGCATCTGCAAGACGATCGAGAAGTTCGCCGAGCGTTTCAACATCGCTCCGCAACGACTGCAAGCGGTCGAGTTCAACCGCCAGATCGAGCTCATGGAGCGCGCCACCCACACGCTGTCGGACATGGTGCGGATGCTCCGTAAGATGCCTCCGCTCGACACGGTGAAAGCACTCAACGACCGTTTGCAAGCCGTCGAGAGCGAGGCCGATGAAGTGATGGTCGACTTGCTCCGCGAAGTCTACGGCGGCAAGTACGAAGCCATCCAAGCGATGATGGTCCGCGATCTGTACGACTTACTGGAGAAAGTCATCGATCGTTGCCGCGACGCCGGAAACGCCATCTCGCATATCGTGCTCAAGAACACGTAG
- a CDS encoding DUF1501 domain-containing protein, producing MNPTSHPYLDRRRFLADSATALGSVALAQLLRTDGLLAAPSPAIDLARPYAARAPHFPAKAKNVVVIFCAGAVSQLETWDYKPELTKQDGKPLAGGPAVTFQGPAGNLARPQYAFRPRGATGKMVSDMIPHLAELTDDIAFVHSLTSKSNTHGPAENFLSTGFVLDGFPSLGSWASYALGSENQDLPAFVSIPDPRGVPQNGSNNWGPGFLPAAFQGTTLSAKEQIRHLTPQGVSPAADRAARELLQRMNQRHLEQHPGDGKLAARIAGYELAARMQLSVPELSDLKSEPAHILKLYGADDTANPTKAAFARNCILARRLIESGVRFVQLFNGAYASGGDLNWDGHNKLKEQYDKHAAILDQPAAALIRDLKQRGLLKDTLVVWCTEFGRMPMFQRGAQGRDHNPDGFTCWLTGAGVKPGVSHGVTDELGRQAVADIHPLYDFNATILHLLGLDHEQLTFEHNGVQRRLTNVEGHVIREVLA from the coding sequence ATGAATCCAACTTCGCACCCTTATCTCGATCGGCGACGTTTCCTGGCCGACTCCGCCACGGCGCTCGGCTCCGTAGCGCTTGCGCAATTGCTGCGCACCGACGGCTTGCTCGCCGCGCCGTCGCCGGCGATCGACTTGGCACGGCCGTATGCGGCGCGGGCCCCGCACTTTCCCGCCAAGGCGAAGAACGTCGTCGTGATCTTCTGCGCCGGAGCCGTGAGCCAACTCGAAACGTGGGACTATAAGCCCGAGCTGACGAAGCAAGACGGGAAGCCGCTCGCCGGCGGACCCGCGGTGACGTTTCAAGGGCCGGCCGGAAATCTGGCTCGGCCTCAATATGCGTTTCGGCCTCGCGGCGCGACCGGCAAGATGGTCTCGGACATGATTCCGCATCTGGCGGAGTTGACCGACGACATCGCGTTCGTCCACTCGCTGACGAGCAAGAGCAACACGCACGGGCCGGCCGAAAACTTTCTCTCGACCGGCTTCGTGCTCGACGGCTTTCCAAGCCTCGGCTCGTGGGCGAGCTATGCGCTGGGAAGCGAGAACCAGGACCTGCCGGCGTTCGTCTCGATTCCCGACCCGCGCGGGGTGCCGCAAAACGGCTCGAACAATTGGGGGCCCGGCTTCTTACCCGCCGCGTTTCAAGGGACCACGCTCAGTGCGAAGGAGCAGATTCGCCATCTCACGCCGCAAGGAGTTTCGCCGGCAGCCGATCGTGCGGCGCGCGAGCTGTTGCAGCGGATGAACCAGCGGCATCTCGAACAACATCCGGGCGACGGCAAGCTCGCGGCCCGAATCGCCGGCTACGAGCTCGCCGCGCGCATGCAACTGAGCGTGCCGGAGCTCAGCGATTTGAAATCGGAACCGGCGCACATTCTGAAGCTCTACGGAGCCGACGACACGGCGAACCCGACCAAGGCGGCCTTCGCGCGCAACTGCATTCTCGCCCGCCGGCTCATCGAGAGCGGGGTGCGGTTCGTGCAACTCTTCAACGGCGCCTACGCCAGCGGCGGCGATCTGAATTGGGACGGCCATAACAAACTGAAAGAGCAATACGACAAGCATGCCGCGATTCTCGACCAACCGGCGGCCGCGCTGATTCGCGATCTCAAGCAACGGGGTTTGCTCAAGGATACGCTCGTCGTCTGGTGTACGGAGTTCGGCCGGATGCCGATGTTTCAGCGCGGGGCGCAAGGCCGGGACCACAACCCCGACGGGTTCACTTGCTGGCTCACCGGCGCGGGCGTGAAGCCGGGCGTGAGCCACGGCGTCACCGACGAACTCGGCCGGCAAGCGGTGGCCGACATTCACCCGCTCTACGATTTCAACGCCACGATCTTGCACCTGCTCGGTCTGGATCACGAGCAACTCACGTTCGAGCACAACGGCGTGCAACGCCGGTTGACGAACGTGGAGGGGCATGTGATTCGCGAAGTCTTGGCGTAG